In Anabas testudineus chromosome 12, fAnaTes1.2, whole genome shotgun sequence, the genomic stretch GACACCAGCCGTCTTACTGTGATccaaaatgcaaatgtcacTTCTTAATGCGTTAACCTGATCGATGGGAGTTTGCATGATTGTCGTTATGCAGCCTCCTCCTCACAGTGTTGCAACAATTAGTTCTGGCCATTAGTTTCTCAATTTGATGACTCGCAAGTAGcccacaaaatgtcaaaaaaatagaaaaatggaCATCACAGTTTTCTATCATCagtaaacacattcatttactgtcattaataaaaaataacagaacTGATTAAACATCATGAAAATGGTTGTAGATTAATGGAATTTTGATTAACTAATCAATTAAGTGACTATTTGCTGAAGCACTAATTAAACGTGCCAGCTGGATGTGCCAGCAGAGCACCACTTCCACCTTAAGAAACACTTAAGCTCTTAATTTAGGGGCATTACTATCAGATGAGTCTTGATCCGTCTCTGTTTTCCCCTCAGTGACACTCACAGTCCCACTCAGCCTTCTTCATAACAGCAGAATACTGTAAAAGCCACTGACAGAGGACACGTTGGGTGAACTGCTGTTTCAAGCTGACTCAGTTGTATGTGTGCTTCAAAGATATTGAGCAAGAAGATCAGTTAAGAGTAGTCAAGTCTGAAATGTCTGCATAATGGAGTGAGGTTGTGGTATTAGAAGTGTTTGTATTAGAAGAGTCAGTGAGGTTTTACTGTTCTCAGTGGACAACATTAGCTTAAAGTCTAGACAGAAATTAGTGTTGACACACAGTATTGACACACATTAATCATTATGCAGGGCCATTACAAGCCAATCTCATTCTAGAGCAGTGGGGTCAGACATGTAAGTCAAATGTTACTCTACTCTTGCAATTCACAGATGGCTCCATTGATGAGATACATTAGAGGCTTAATAAGGCGAAGCAGATGTGTGTTATTGGTGTAGCATCAAACTTTGTGCATACATGTTGCATGAGAATATGTTAATCACAATGTTTTCTATTGAAGAGGTAGCCACGGGGAAACTTCTGGACTTGGCTGAGGGAGCCAACGCGGCACTGGTCCACTCAGGAACAAAGCAGACTGAATCGGATCCCTTTATGGTGCATAATCAcgcaacagaaaacaacaatactGTATGGGTACGACAAGTTGGTCATTAACCTTTTAGTTGTTTAGGATCAATAAGATGGGAAGAAAAGAATGCTGTGTAGGACCAGGGATGACCAGTACCTGTTAAGATGAGTTAGACAATAGCCCATTGAACCAAACTGGCCTTATCAAATGGTAACATAGCTGGGAAGGGTGTGGGGCTGTAAGTACCTTAGATTAACCTCCTGAGACCCTTGTAGGTACAGTATGTAGAAGAAAAGGTGCATGTGTAAGTGTATCCCATGAATAACCACTTCCTATTGCTTTTCttgtattattattctgttttgtcATAACAGTCAAAACTTCGTCTTAACcagtttgtatgtgttttctctgtAGGAGCTGGAGGACGGTCTGGACGAGGCTTTCTCAAGGTGAGAACCAGAGGAGATTTGGGTTCTCCCTAAAACCTGGGCTCTGTTAAACAGCCACATAAGCTGCTGTTCTGGAAATAGCTGCCTGTGGTTTGGGCTGCTGTTGTCATAAACACTGCCTCTCCTTCTACTCTGTTCACCCCAGTGCACTCCCACAGACAGGAGACAGGCTCAGTTTACAGGCCCTGGCACAACCGACACCCTCCCTGAGTCATGCTGCTCTCGTAGACTTGGTTTACCACCATCTCAGGCCCACACACcgattttattttatatgaccCCTTGATTACAGATGGGTGCTGCACATTTTGGGGTATTTATATCCCAACATCAGCCCCAGGAAAGCAATTTATTTTGCAGTGCCATAGCACAAGGACAAAGACTAGGTCTCCTAATTTTCATGTTAAAGGTTGATTCGAATTCCTTAGACTGTCTTCATCTTCAGCAAAACTCAtcacagtggagtttactgtTTATCAGCTGATAACTGTGGTAGGTTGCTGTCAGTTTGCACTGTGTAACAGTTTATTTGTTCCAGACCATCATGAAGACTCATTCAGCCCTTTTATtagtgtatttatttctgttggctgctttttatttcctctgctaGTTCAACAGAAGTCTTGTTATTCTCTCAGTATCATTTAGAGAAATAAAGAATGGCTTCCACTGTTTCTGTTATCGAGCACTAAGAGACAATTTTAGCCTTGTTATCAGATAATTATTTGTCTGCACTGACTGTAATTACACCCTAACACCGTTAATCACCCCACTCTGTGATTAATGAGGATGCTCCCTGCATAAGCAGAGATGCATCCACATGTAGATTTATGTAATTAAGGGAAGTTCAGGGTCCCAAGGgccagcaggaaaaaaaaaagcgagaTAATTCATGATTAGGTGAATAAGAATATCTCTGTTACTTGTATTCTCTATTGCGTACCTGAGAGCTGGAGTgtggcacatacagtacagtgtgagGAATGAGATAAGCTCTGGATTAAAAGAGTTGTTTATAGTTGAGTAATATAAGTGGGATTTTTCATCACTGTACCTTCTGAGTAAACTCTTCCACAAGATTATTTCAGATAAAAAACCTGTGAGCACAAGACAAAAGTGGTTTCTCCTCCTCATTCTTTATGCTTCGCTAGAAAGAGATTATGCAATGTCAAAACACTCACAATGGAAACGGGCACCAGGGTCTTGTGTCCCAGACACTTATATTGTCATACTGCAGTGCTAAAGTTGCTGTTTCTAAgtattattctatttttttttttatttgaatgacATTTAAATTGGCTTAGTTGAGCTCTCTAATACTACTAGTAATGAACTACAGACTAAATGTAGTCAGGAATCATCTTTGAGAGACTGcactgccatctgctggctGTGGAGTGGGATCTATTGCCGCTAGAAAAGCCTGTTGACCATTAGTGAAGACATGAGTATGgtatgcatttgttttctctcatgCAAAGATTAAAATTGGTCTGTTTTCTAATTAACTCTGTGGTTACGGACTTTTGTTAGTCAACTCAGAGCATAAGCATTTGGATGAAATGAAAGTCAGATGGTGGCCACGTAAATGTATCAGTTGATTTACTACAGCACTAAAGCAGAATATCATTGTTGCCTGATTTGTGATGTTTCCTTTGCACCCCCAGCCGCAGTCTGGATAGCTTTGAATCCTACTCAGGTAACAATGTCCTTCACTAAATGTAGTGACTTCCACCTCATTCTCTCCCAGTCAACCCAGCATTCAAGCCTGCTCATCTTTCTGGTTATCAGTGTTCAGCCAGAGTAATTAAGACACATgtagtttcacattttcttttcaggtCATTCACCATTAACATAGCTGAGAACCTTTGTTTGACTTAACTTAAATTTGCTGAAGGGAGGGGGGGGCACCCTTCACATTGTCATTCCACCATTTGAGCTTCATAAAAAGCATTTCTGACAGAGTGTTCCAGTGCGTCCACGTCTTCATCACAAATGTTCCGTCTCCTCCTCACATTCATCAGCTTCGCTTTCTGTAAGTGAAATGAATCTGAATGAGAGGGGAACAAAAATGGTCTGTGTTTACGTGGTGGTGAGCTACTGATTAGTTCCTAATTGGAGTCGTTTGAAATGCCACATATGTCCAGATGTGGCTTTGcctattttttaaattataatattgtGGACCGTGTTTTACAGTATCTCACTTCTATTTACGCCTACCATTGCTCACaagctttttaaatgttagGAATTGTCTTTAGTATTAATTGTAAATTTTTTCTTAGCAGATTTTAATAcaatttctctgtttcttcagACTCGCTGAGTCTCGCACTAACCCCCAGGTCCTGGACATTGGGGTAAACCCTCAGGATCTCAACACTGAAGAGTGCCTGTCCCCAAGCAAATGGGACCAAGAGGACACAGACTTCACTGCACAAAAAGACACGTTCTAAAGTGAGGCCTCCGCCAAGAAGGGAAAACCAGAGCGAGCTGCAGAGAAATGGTCCTAAAACATGGTTGAAAACCGGAGAAGTGGCATAAGAAACATTTCTCCCTGCTGCCACGTCCTCTCAGCGGTGCAGTCTAGTGGCTCTCTGATGCACCAGCATCTACAGGACCAGAGAAGAGCAACATGAGCAGGCTGCTCACAGAAAAGGCCAAAGCAATAAAAACCAATTTATCCCTTTTCTATGGAAAAACATGCAgtcatttaaagtttgttaCAGTCgatgctttattttctttatggcGTCTGTTTACCTATTCactgtttgtaatgtgtttgtggTACGTGCTTTGTGGACTTTGTGctaaagaaagtgtgtgtgtgtgtttgtgtgtgtgcgcgcgcgtaTACCGTTTATAAATGAAATGAGACGTGAGAATTACGAGAGTTTGGAACAGTTTAGTGAGAGAAAGGCCAACGTGGATGCtgtcacatgttttatttactttgagaTGGAGCGATGAAACCGGATTAGTGGGAAAACTCATCAGTGCACCAGTGCTGGTGTTGGGCAAAACAATAAAGTTACTACCTATGTGCTTCAAGGCTTGAGGCTTTCATTGGACaacaaaagctttaaaaatatgtgtgtatgtgttgtgttaagagtgtttgtgtggggaaaaaaaaatggataTGAACAAAAAGACAATCTTATTTTCTTCTAATGCAAAATCTATTTTTGCACTCAGTATTCATTCATCTTTAAAAGCACACATTTCATGTAAGGGAatttaatgtcaataaaatcaTCAAACTCATTTAGTCTTCTGTCTAGTGCCTGTATGCGCTCTTCCACTTggactttaatgttttcttttaatacCTTGGATTCTTTACCCTGCTTTGACTGGACGTGAACGGACCTGGAGGAAAGTGGAGGAAAGTTGAGTTATTGTGTTTAAATCTAAAGTTGCCGTTGTTTATTTGATTGTCAGAAAGTCTCAGTTCAGCATCAGTTACGTGATTCCTAGATGAATAATCCAAACAAGTCCAAGACTgggaatgtgttttatttggcaCTCCAAGTTAAATTCTAATGTTACATTGACTTTTCTAATTTACCATATTTGTTTGGGGGTGGTTCCCAGtgttatatttttgcatttgttaatgtatgaatttaatttaattcattaatttacataaatatcaataaaagtACAGTtgcgtctgtgtgtttattcacattGTTTTGAACTCTGATGTTCATTTGTCTTAAGCTTTCACTTCATATTTAATTGTCATGCACCTTCAATCTCAGTGCAATCCAAACCTGGCACATGTTGCACGTTGCACAAATCCATCCAGCACGTGCAACAGTAACAGCACAGCATTTTTTCATTCTCCTCATTTTCCACCTGCAATTTGAACATTTGTGGcatctgtgtttctgaattCATCAGATAACCATGGAATGATTGCACTGCACTGCCATCTGCTGGCAGTCAGCTGTTAATGGCCCTCTGAGACTCTTTAATAtaccaacacactgtgtttgtgctttctTCATAGTGGAGTCTGGGACCAGGTGACCCTCATGTTAAGAAGCTTAAGAGTTTGTTACTAAATATTTTGTGGCAGATTTCACTTCCATTAAAGAATGTGTAGCTACTGTTTAGGtccatttatatttaaaatcataAGTGAAAAATGTATATAGTAATTTACAATAACCTCAGCTAACCTTCATACACATTATGATAataagaaaaactttttttatgttgaatcTTACTAAGAAAAAAGACAACTGTGAAGACTGGGTTTGgtttatgtttaaattatttatttagaatCATTTAGTTCCGAACAAGCAATTTAAAGTGAGTTTGCTTAAATGTTTCCTTAGTCACTGTTGCTTTTCAACTGGGTCATTTACTTTCCCCTGGCattatttgaatttgttttgatTAGAAATTTTTTTCATGACAGTGACATCACACATGACATATGACTGGCTTTGATCTCACAGAGTCTTGAACCTGGAACATTCACAAGATCAGATACCTTCAAGGTGCAAACACTAGTGAACTAGTTAGTTGCTTGTATCGAAAAATTTgtggaaagacaaacagaaaagatgGCTCCACCTAACGTAGCCGAAATTGATCCTGCAAACTCGGGAAAGATGTTTTCTGCCAAAGACATCCCTGAGATTGTGAAGCTCTTTCGAGAGGCCGATGCAGATGGAGGTGGAGGACTGGACATAGAGGAGTTTTGTGTAGCAATGAAGAAGCTATACGGTTTTGTGGACAAAGAAAAACTCACTGCCCTCCACATGCAGATTGACACCAACTGTGATAAAACGGTGGACCTCGGTGAACTAATGGACTTcctgctgaagaaaaacaaagcgTCAGAATGTTTGGATTATAAAAACCAACCCTTCCCCAAACCTTTCAAAATCATACGTGTGGATCACCATAAAGCAATTGTTCGTCTGTTCTTCCGTGACTTTGTGAATAAAAGGGAAAAGGACTATGATTTAGTGGATTCTGCAGATCAAACTAGGATTTACCAGAAAGGTCAGTACATTTCCATCAGCTCTGATGGCGTCTTAAAGTTCTGGACTGACAGGTTTGAGCTCACACACTCGTTTCCCTTATACAAAACAAAGGAGGCCCTTCCGTATTCGCACGAGAAGAAAATGCACGTTAACGACATGGTGCACATCAGAGAACTTTCACACGTGGCCGTCGCCACTAATGAAAAGGAATTGCTGTTTTATAATTGCTCCAACTACCCTGATCTGTGTGAACTCTTTTACTCTTTAAAAGTGGAGGAAATAGTGACACACATGAACTACTGGTTCTCTAACGCTAAAGGAGCGTTTTCCTTTGTGGACATAAAAGGTTACTTATATGTGTTTATCTCCTACAGAATCCAGGCAAATGGCCTCTTCTACCGAAAGGCCAATGAGAAAATGTCCAAGAGAGGCTGTCTAACTATTAACGTTTCATCCCTACTTAAAAACCCCAGTCCAGAGTTTTTCTGCTTTAAGGTCCATGTCTTAAATGGTATGTGCAGACAGATTCAATACTTTAAATCCCTTGAGTCATTTGCCATCTGTAATAGCTCATCCACGAGAATGGTCCTTGTGACCCACCCCAAGTCCAACACACCTACAGTGTCTAAAAAAGTCTTTGGGGGAAGGGGAGACTATGAATATTTCAACTGTGCTGAATACTCCCATTCGGCTGGGCAACTGCTGACTGGTGGCGCAGACGGCTTGCTGCGGGTATGGTTTCCTTACAAAAACGTGTCCTATGAGCACGTTTTAAAAGGACACGTCAGACCTATCACGCACATTATGTTTAATCCCAATGAAAAAACACTCATCAGTTTATCTGATGACTTGAATGTTTGCGTGTGGTCTGAGGACGGCTGGATGTGTAGGCAAAACATCCAGGCTTATGGTATGGAAAGGGCCCCAATCTCCAGTGTGTTTTACAACATCTATAATAATGAGTTGGTCTTCGCTAACTCGGATATAGCGACATGTCTGGGGAGAGGAACGGACTTGTTTAAAAAGATGCTAACATCCCATGACAAGCCCCTGTGCTCTTTGCTCTACCATGACATCTTCAAACAGGTCGTCTCTGTTTGCAAGAACGGTGTGGTGACAGTGTGGGATATCGTGACGGGAAAAGCTGTCATGCAGTTTAAGGTCACTCCAAAACAGCACGTGGGGTTCACCGCAATATCATTTGATGGACCACAGCGCAGGCTCATCACCATTTCCAAAGATGGGAAAGTGAGACTGTGGAACTTCAACAACGGAACAGAGCTTTCCGTTCTTCCTCATAATGTGCCAAAGAAGGTGACAGGTATTATCTGCATAAACAACAGGATGTTTGTGTCAGGAAGGCACTCCAACATTATTTTCAACCTGGATATGGACAAAATTGACCATAGATTTTTGGAGCATGATTTCTTAAATGATATAATCTCCATGGATGTGCACGATGGCTTACTGGTTACTGCCGCCAGCAATGGAAATGTTGTCTGCTGGGATGCAGAGACTGGTGACGCTCTCTACTGGTTCAACGTCAGCATGAGTCCTCGAACACAGATGGTCACCAAAATAGCTGAAGGCCGAACAGGACGTCTCTCTAAAAAGCAGCCTTTCATGGACAATGGAAGGGGTAAAAAACCTGCTGCTCATGATGGGAAAGGAAGAAAAGGTCCTTTACTTTTATGTCTAAAGACCAGAGAAGATAATATTGATACCGCTACAGTGCTAACTGCAGAAGGTAGCTACATCTATGCCTGGTCTATTAGTAGTAAAGGAGGAGTATTAGGAAAGTTCAGAGCAGTGAAGGAAGAAGATGCATTCGTTACCACTATGTCAACTGATGCCAGTGAACAGATACTGCTGACAGGGGATAGTAAAGGAATGATTTATCTGTGGGACATCGAGGAATTTGGGTTTAAAAATCAGGCAGACACAGCGCCATTTGAAGAAATACAGGGGTGGCACGTGCCCCTGTGTCCACCTCCACTGTTGGGCTCCTGGAAAGCTCATCTTACTGGGGTGGTGAGTGTTAAATGTGACCCTACTTGTGAAAACATACTCACTGCAGGTTTAGACTGTAATGTCTGGCTATGGACAAACACAGGCTCCTGCAAAGGACTCTTTGGGAGAGACCAGTGGGATCTTACACAAGCCTTACCCGAAGAAACATCTGACCAGGAGCCAGCAGAAAAAACAGGTGAAGCAAAGAAGGCTAAAGTAAGAAAGAAACCTTTTATCAAGCCAATCCCTATTCCTCCACCATCACCAACGGCATCACTACCAGACTTTACAGACCTCTATGAGAGTATTAAAGAGGCAATCAGACCACGTAAGGCTATACCAATACTAAGTGATGCTGAGATATACGCtaaatgtgcaaatgtggaCAGGACTGTGCATAACCTTatcagacagatggagaaagtAAAACACTCCAAGCCACATGATTTTAAGTCCTCCCAAAAATCTCCTAGTGAGGCCCAAAAGGAGTCATGTCCACCAGACACCACACAAAGCACAGGCCGCAGTGAAGACACGGACGACTCACAATCTGCTGGGGTTGGCACCGATCCACCTCAGCAAACTCCAAAGCACCCACACTTACCACCAATCCCACATAAGGTTCCACTCACACCTGACCAGAACCAATTCAAGCCACATCCGCCTCTGACCCCACTCACTGGAGGCACTGGCCGCAAACAAAGCTCTGCACCTTTTAACCAGAACTGGCAAAAATATAGACGTATACTCAGAGACCCAAGACCAGACCATCAGGAATCAACTTACAACCGCTTACCACACATTTCTGGAAAGATCCAACTCATACCACAGCCACCTCAGCCCCAGCTCACCACGGACTGCACTAATGATGGAAATCACTCAGGACATATGGAACAAAATTCAAACTACTTACACTTGCCACCTATCTCTGACAAAGTCCAGCTGACCGGTCATCAGACACATTTACTTCAGACCCCATTCACCCGACATGGCACTGAGCACCAACAAAGCTCTCTTGAGACAGCATCTCCATGTTTGAACCAGACTAGGTCCAGATATGGACGTGTGCTGAATACTCAGCCCAGAGACTCATTGAAAGTTGGTGCCTTTACACCATGTCGACCAAACGTCCCACCTGGAAAGCAGGGAGCTGACCAAACACGGAAGAGTATACACTTACCACCAATCTCTGATAAGGTACAGCTCACACAACATCACACCCCTTTCAGACCACATCCACCACAAACCCTGCTCCGTAGCGGCACCAACCTTAAACAAAGCTCTGCTGAGGCAGCATCTCCATGTTTGAACCAGACTAGGTCCAGATATGGACGTGTGCTGAATACTCAGCCCAGAGACTCATTGAAAGTTGGTGCCTTTACACCATGTCGACCAAACGTCCCACCTGGAAAGCAGGGAGCTGACCAAACACGGAAGAGTATACACTTACCACCAATCTCTGATAAGGTACAGCTCACTCAACATCACACCCCTTTCAGACCACATCCACCACAAACCCCGCTCCGTAGTGACACTAACCTTAAACAAAGCTCTGCTGAGGCAGCACCTCCATGTTTGAACCAGACTAGGTCCAGATATGGACGTGTGCTCAATCTTCCAGCCAGAGACGCATTTAAAGTTGGTGTCCCCACCTCACATCCACCAAACATCCTTACTGACAAGCGACGCCCCGTGCAAACATCCGGGCGTGTACGCTTACCACCCATCTCAACAAAGGTTGAGATGGGTGGTAAGCATTAGACACATCCCGTTGGACCCAGTTCAACCCACATCCTGAAGGTGCTGTTGAGCGGCAGCTGGGCATGCTTTACGTTCTTAAAGAAGTTTCGCCTCCCATCAGAAATGCTTTGGTACTTCTGATGAGAAGTGAAATGTCCAGCAAGTTCAGGtgccactgagcagcacatTCAGGTATCATCACGGACACTCAAACCACATCCATCTCACAATCTGCTCACAT encodes the following:
- the LOC113159918 gene encoding WD repeat-containing protein on Y chromosome-like produces the protein MAPPNVAEIDPANSGKMFSAKDIPEIVKLFREADADGGGGLDIEEFCVAMKKLYGFVDKEKLTALHMQIDTNCDKTVDLGELMDFLLKKNKASECLDYKNQPFPKPFKIIRVDHHKAIVRLFFRDFVNKREKDYDLVDSADQTRIYQKGQYISISSDGVLKFWTDRFELTHSFPLYKTKEALPYSHEKKMHVNDMVHIRELSHVAVATNEKELLFYNCSNYPDLCELFYSLKVEEIVTHMNYWFSNAKGAFSFVDIKGYLYVFISYRIQANGLFYRKANEKMSKRGCLTINVSSLLKNPSPEFFCFKVHVLNGMCRQIQYFKSLESFAICNSSSTRMVLVTHPKSNTPTVSKKVFGGRGDYEYFNCAEYSHSAGQLLTGGADGLLRVWFPYKNVSYEHVLKGHVRPITHIMFNPNEKTLISLSDDLNVCVWSEDGWMCRQNIQAYGMERAPISSVFYNIYNNELVFANSDIATCLGRGTDLFKKMLTSHDKPLCSLLYHDIFKQVVSVCKNGVVTVWDIVTGKAVMQFKVTPKQHVGFTAISFDGPQRRLITISKDGKVRLWNFNNGTELSVLPHNVPKKVTGIICINNRMFVSGRHSNIIFNLDMDKIDHRFLEHDFLNDIISMDVHDGLLVTAASNGNVVCWDAETGDALYWFNVSMSPRTQMVTKIAEGRTGRLSKKQPFMDNGRGKKPAAHDGKGRKGPLLLCLKTREDNIDTATVLTAEGSYIYAWSISSKGGVLGKFRAVKEEDAFVTTMSTDASEQILLTGDSKGMIYLWDIEEFGFKNQADTAPFEEIQGWHVPLCPPPLLGSWKAHLTGVVSVKCDPTCENILTAGLDCNVWLWTNTGSCKGLFGRDQWDLTQALPEETSDQEPAEKTGEAKKAKVRKKPFIKPIPIPPPSPTASLPDFTDLYESIKEAIRPRKAIPILSDAEIYAKCANVDRTVHNLIRQMEKVKHSKPHDFKSSQKSPSEAQKESCPPDTTQSTGRSEDTDDSQSAGVGTDPPQQTPKHPHLPPIPHKVPLTPDQNQFKPHPPLTPLTGGTGRKQSSAPFNQNWQKYRRILRDPRPDHQESTYNRLPHISGKIQLIPQPPQPQLTTDCTNDGNHSGHMEQNSNYLHLPPISDKVQLTGHQTHLLQTPFTRHGTEHQQSSLETASPCLNQTRSRYGRVLNTQPRDSLKVGAFTPCRPNVPPGKQGADQTRKSIHLPPISDKVQLTQHHTPFRPHPPQTLLRSGTNLKQSSAEAASPCLNQTRSRYGRVLNTQPRDSLKVGAFTPCRPNVPPGKQGADQTRKSIHLPPISDKVQLTQHHTPFRPHPPQTPLRSDTNLKQSSAEAAPPCLNQTRSRYGRVLNLPARDAFKVGVPTSHPPNILTDKRRPVQTSGRVRLPPISTKVEMGGKH